The nucleotide window TACATGCAGTTGATCTCCGCCAACGCCTCCGCGCCCGTCGGCCGCGCCTACAGGGAGGGGCGGCACCGTCTGAATGCCGCTGTCGACCGTGTGGTCAGCGGGCTCGGGTTGTATCTCACGGCGGAGACCGTCATCGCCACGGTCGACGGCGCCGCGGTGACGGCACTGAGCGAGCACCGCGATGTCCGCAGCACGGCGTTGGCCCTGCTGCGCCGCCTGGTGCAATTGTCGGAATTGAGCTCGACCACGCCGACCGACACCACCCCCGAGGAGTTCCGAACCCGCATCACTCGAGAAATGCCCATCCCAACCCGTCGTCTTGACGAGGTCGGTGGAGGCGACCACCGGACAGACGTGGCGTCGTCATCGACGACAGTCCAAGGACGACGCTCAGCCCATCACCAAAACGGCTCTTCCGGTTTGAGGGTGCGGGGCTGATTGGGGTGACGGCCTGCTCGCCTCCGGGCGCCCTCCTTCGACCCCACGGCGTACAAGGACCGCAACACCGTGGAGCGCTGTCAACCGAACACGATCCATCGGCAAAACCATCATGTACGTTGACCGCAGGCCCCGCACCAGACGACGCGGTCCAAACGCGACAGTCTCAGGCAACCCGCTGCCAAGTACATCCGCCGCGCATAACGTCACCACTGCACATTCCCGCTGAGGCTGGCCGAACGACTCGCCGTAGTCTGGTGGTTCGCCTTCGGAAGCATTTCGATCTACTGGGCATTGGGAGGTCGGTGGCTTGTTGAGACCGCCGTACAGGAACAAGGCTTGGAACTGGCCGAGCGACGTGCGCCATGGTTCCTCACGCTAGTCTTCGCCACCGGAGTCATCAAATACGCCTTCGCTTTATTCCCGCTTGTCATCACCCCAACTGGCTCCGTGTCCCTCACTGGGTACTGCGATTTCTCCGCAGGCCTAGTGATCGCCCCGCACCAACCCTGCTCCTGGTACTCCGGGCGCTCGGCTGTCTCGGTGGGCCGGTCATGACCGCCTATGACCTGTTCTTCACCCTGCAAGTCATCAGGCATACCTTCGACGGCGGCAACATGACGGCGTACTCGTAGATGCGCCTATGCGCATGGATGCCACAGTTCTGGGGCGGCGGGCTGCTGATTCTCATTGTCTCACTGCGAGTTCGCCAACAGCCGGAGCGCCCGGCCAAGGACCTGTAGTCGCTCCGCATGGCCCACGCACTCGCCCATAGGGGCGCGGGAGTAACTCGACTAGTTCCAGTTCTTGATGCCGACGTGTCCGGATCGGCATTCTTCGTTCGTGAAGTCGTCTGCTACGCCCCTTCGAGGTTAACAACGCCGGTTAACGGTCTGCTGAAGGGCTCTCGGGTATACAGCAGACCGGCAAGTAGTGTTGCTAACGCCCAACCGGTGTAGTAGACGCACGTATCGTCGCTGTTGATGTCCGCGGTTCCCTGATCCGGGACCCGCATGATTCCCGGGACTCGTCCGCGGAAACCGACACCAACGCCCCTGCGGCCCGACAGCTACCTGTGTTGGTCGAGCATGACCTCATCGGCCCGAACACGACACCCGCGCCGAATCATCACGGGATATCGGCGCAAGCGTGGTGTTTTGGGGTGGTGTGTCGTGAGGAGGCATGCTGTCGACATCCTCGGTTTGGACCGAGCTCCTTCAGTTAGACCGTCTGAGAGTGTCTCTAAGGTGGTCCAACCGTACGCAGATGGTCCAACTGGAGGCGGGCGGTCCAGCTTGGGGGCGTGGGTGTGGGGATGCAGGGTCGGTTCACCACCACCCCGGGGTTGGTTGTATGTGTCTCCGGGGCTCGGCAGTGGGGGCGTCTAACGAGTCCGCCGCTGCCACCACACCCCAGAATGCGAAGAGCTCGTTGGCCTGCTCGAGCGTGACGGTGAACAGCTGCTCCTCCGTCTCCAGGGAGCGTGAGTCCGTGCCCTTCTTGAGGTAGGGGCCGTAACGGCCGTTCTGCGCGGTGATGTCCACGCCCTCGGCGTCCTGGCCGTCCGTCGCCCGTGACAGGATCGGCGTCCCATACTCCCAGCGCCATGCGCTCAGTGCTGGGTCCCTTCCGCGGACGCAGAGGCACTGGAGGTGGCGGAAGGGGGCGCGCTCGGACCGGTGGGGACCGTCTCACTGGGGCTGGCGCTGGGTCGCGGCGGACAGCTGACGTGCAGCAGCGCCCAGCCGGTCTGGCTTCCTTCTTCTCGCCCGGGCCAACCCGGGTGTGTCTCCAGCACGGCGACAGTGCACGAGCCAATGACACCGCTCGTCCCAACCTTCAGGAAGTCGCCTTCAACCGGTCCGGACTCATCCTTCGGCCAGATCTGCACCCAAGCACCCGAGGTCTCCACCGAGATCACAACCACCCTCCACCCGCTCGCCAGGGTGCTGGGACCCACCTCACCCACGCCATGCGCCTCCGAGCGCAGCGCCTCAAGCTCAGGAGGCAGGTCCGGCATACCCGGACGCACCGACCACCACATGAAACCAACGACGGCCAGCACAAGCACAACGACGACGCTGACGACACCAATAACCACCTTGCGGACCATCGTCACACACGTCCTTTCGTCGCCAGCCGTCCGAGTCTTCGTCCCATGCTCCCAGCACCATGCGCTCAGTGCTGGGTCCCCTCCGCGGACGCAGTGGCGCCGGGGGTGACGGAAGGCGTCGCGCTCGGACCGGGGGTGGCCGTCTCACTAGGAGTGGCGGAGGGACGCGGCGGACAGCTGAGGTGCAGCAGCGCCCAGCCGGTCTCACTACCGGGAACGCCCCGATCCCAACCCGGGTGGGTCTCCAGCACAGCGACAGTGCACGAGCCAATGACACCGCTCGTCCCAACGTCGAGGAACTCACCTACAACCGGTCCGGAATCATCCTCCGGCCAGATCTGCACCCTGGCACCCGCGGTGTGCACCGAGAACAGCACTGCACTCCACCCGCCGGGGACGGAGAACGGACGCGCCTCACGCACGCCATGCGCCTCCGAGCGCAGCGCCTCAAGCTCAAGAGGCAGGTCCGGCATACCCGGACGCAGCGACCACCACACGAATCCAGCGACGGCCAGCACAAGCACAACGACGACGCTGACGACACCAATGACCACCTTGCGAACCATCCTCAGATACTTCCTTTCCTTCACGCCCTGCCTCGCAACCGTGTCATCTCCCGGGTTCCCCGGGTCGCCGGGCTCAGGCCTTGGAGGAGCGCGTCGAGCACGCGGAGGTCGTGTTCTTCTTCGCCGTCGTCTTGCGCTTCTTGGCGGGACCCTTGGCCCGCTTCTCCGCCAACAGCTCGTATGCGCGCTCCGGCGTAACCGTGGCCGGGTCGTCGTCGCGGCGCAGAGTCACATTCGTCTCTCCGTCCGTGAAGTACGGGCCAAAGCGCCCGTCCTTAATAGCCACCGGGCGCCCGGAGACCGGGTCCGTGCCCAGCTCGCGCAGCGGCCCACGCGCCGTCGCCTGCCCGCGCCGCCGTTTAGGTTGCGCAAAGATCTCTAGTGCCTGCTCCAGGGTCACCGTGAGCAGCTGCTCCTCGCTCTCCAGGGAACGCGAGTCCGTGCCCTTCTTCAAGTACGGCCCATAGCGCCCGTTCTGTGCGGTGATGTCCACGCCCTCCGCGTCCTGCCCCACCACACGCGGCAGGCTCAGCAGGTCCAGGGCCTGTTCCAGGGTCACCATGGACAGGTCCATGCTCTTAAACAACGACGCCGTGCGCGGCTTGGGTCCAGCAGCCTTCTTAGATGTGCGCTTCTTAGGCTTCGCGGCGGCACCCTCAGCGGCACCGTCAACAGCACTGCCAGCGGCGCCCTCCGCAGTCTCCGCCGGGGCTTCCGGCTCAGGCAGCACCTCAGTGACGTAGGGTCCGTAGCGGCCATCCTTGGCGATGATGGTGTGACCTGTGACCGGGTCCACGCCCAACTCACGGCCGTCGTCGGCAGCGCGGGCAAAAAGCTCATGCGCCCGCTCCACCGTCAACTCATCGGGGGCCAGGTCACTCGGCACGTTGGCACGCTTACCCTCAGCATCCTCCAGGTAGGGTCCGTAGCGGCCCACGCGCAGGGTGATGCCCTCACCAATCTCCACAGAGTTCACGCTGCGGGCGTCGATCTCCCCCAGGCCCGCGAGCATCTGCGCCAAGCCCAGGCGGCCACTGCCAGAGACGTCGCCCGCCCCAGCGTCACCGACACCGTCGCCCCCCTCACCAGCACCCTTATAGAAGCGCGTCAGCCAGGCCACCCGGTCCAACTCACCAGCAGCAATCCGGTCCAGGTCCCGTTCCATCGACGCGGTGAAGTCGTAGTCCACCAGCTCGGAGAAGTTCTCCTCCAGCAAACGAGTCACCGCAAAAGCCAGCCAGCTGGGCACCAACGCCTGCCCCCGGTGATCCACGTAACCGCGGTCAGAGATCGTGGACATGGTGGCGGCGTAAGTGGAGGGGCGGCCAATCTCCCGCTCCTCCAAGGCCTTGACCAGGGAGGCCTCCGTGTAGCGCGGCGGCGGCGTGGTCTCGTGCCCTCCAGCCTCAGCCCGCTCAGTGGCCAACTCCTGGCCCGCCACCATCGCAGGCAAGCGCACCTCACGGTCCGTGCCCCTGGCATCCCCCTCGGCGCCTTCGTAACGTTCGGCGTCGCGGCCCTCCTCGTAGGCGGCCAGGAAGCCCCGGAAGGTGATGACCGTGCCAGAGGCAGTCAGCTGGGCGGTCTTGAAGGAGTCTCCAGCGTCACGGGCCTCCCCCAGCACGTCGCTGATCGGCACCTCCACGTGGACGGTTGCGGTGGATCCAGTGGCGTCGGCCATCTGGGAGGCCACAGTGCGCTTCCAGATCAGCTCGTAGAGCTTGAACTGTGAGCCGGTCAGGGCACTGGCCACCTGCGCGGGGGTGCGGAAGTGGTCTCCGGCGGGGCGGATCGCCTCGTGCGCCTCCTGTGCCCCCTTGGACTTGGTCGCATAGGTGCGCGGCTTGGCGGGCACGTACTGGGCACCGTAAAGCTCAACCACCTGGGTGCGGGCGGCGGCCACAGCCTGTCCGGACAGCACGGTGGAGTCCGTACGCATGTAGGTGATGTAACCGTTCTCGTACAGGCTCTGGGCCACGCGCATGGTCTCGCGCGGGTTCATGCGCAGCTTGCGGGAAGCCTCCTGCTGCAGGGTGGAGGTGGTAAAGGGGGCAGCGGGGCGACGCCGGTAGGGCTTCTCCGCCACCTTGGCTACTTTGGCCGTAGCGCGGGTGATGGCATTGGCCACGGCCTTGGCCCCACCCTCGTGCAGATGGATCAGCTGGGCCTTGCGCGCGGAGGCGGTGAGCTCACCGGCGTCGGTGAAGTCCCGTCCGGTGGCCACGCGGCGCCCATCCAGGCTGGTCAGGCGGGCGGTAAAGGTAGCGTCCTGGCGGGCGCCAGCATCGACCTTAGAGAGCACGGTGGTGAGGTCCGCCTCCACCCCCCAGTAGGCGGCGGAGACAAAGGCCATGCGCTCACGCTCACGCTCCACCACCAGGCGAGTAGCCACGGACTGCACGCGCCCGGCGGACAGGCCCGCGCGGACCTTGCGCCACAGCACCGGAGAAACCTCGTAACCCACCAAGCGGTCCAGGATTCGGCGGGTCTCCTGGGCGTCCACCAGGTCCATGTCAATGTCCCGGGTGGCGGACAGGGCGCGGGTGACCGCCTCCTTAGTGATCTCCGTAAAGGTCATGCGTTTCACCGGCACCTTGGGTTTCAAGACCTCTTTGAGGTGCCAGGCGATGGCTTCCCCCTCACGATCATCATCGGTGGCGAGGTAGAGCTCGTCGGCCTCCTTGAGGGCTTTCTTCAGCGCCGTGACGGTCTTCTTCTTGTCCGGGTTCACCACGTAGTAAGGGGTGAAGCCGTCCTCCACGTCCACGGCGAAGCGCCCATAAGGGCCCTTCTTCATGATGGCGGGCAGCTCGGAGGGCTGCGGCAGGTCCCGGATGTGCCCGACGGAGGCCTCGACGTCAAACTCCGGGCCGAGGTAGCCAGCGATGGAGCGCACCTTGTTTGGGGATTCGACAATCACAAGCTTGGTTGACACGACGGCCTTCCTAGCGGACACGACAAGGCGTGGGGACGGGGTCCACGCGGAGCGACCGCGCTGGACGGGGCAGGCCGACTGTAGCCCAACAGCGGCCCCTATGGCTCGGGACGAACGTCAAGGACCACCCACCAAGACGGTCCATACGCCAGTAGACCAGGCCTCAAACAGCCCCCACCCTTAGTTTTCACAGGCGAAGCACAGTCCTGGCACTGGCGTCTCACAGCGCTAAAGTCTTTGATTAACCTATGACTTCCAGTACCGGGACGCTCACCCGCCCTGATGGTTCCCCTGTACGGGTACTAGTCGTCGACGACGAGCAGACGCTCGCCGACCTGCTTGCCTCCACCCTGCGCTACGAGGGCTGGCAGGTGACCACAGTCGCTACCGGCGGGGCCGCCGTACGCACCGCCAAGGACCTGGACCCCGACGTCATCGTCCTGGACATCAAGCTGCCGGACTTCGACGGTCTAGAAGTCATGCGCCGCATACACGGGCACAAGCCCGGTGTGCCGGTCCTCTTCCTGACAGGCCAGGACGCAGTGGAGGACCGTGTTGCTGGCCTGACCGCTGGCGGAGACGATTACATCACCAAGCCCTTCTCACTGGAAGAGGTGGTGGCGCGGCTGAGCGCCCTGCTGCGCCACTCAGGCGCCCAGGAAGACAAGCCCGAATCGGTGCTGCAGGTCGGGAACCTGGTCATGCACGAAGACTCCCATGAGGTGAGCCGTGACGGGAAGCTGATCCACCTGACCGCCACCGAATTTGAGCTACTCCGCTACCTTATGCGCAACCCGCGCCGCGTCCTGTCCAAGACGCAGATCCTGGACCGCGTCTGGAACTACGACTTTGACGGGCAGGCAAACATAGTGGAGCTGTATATCTCCTACCTGCGGCGCAAGATCGACAAGGGCCGCGAGCCCATGATTCACACCGTGCGCGGGGTCGGCTACGTTCTCAAGCCGGTCCCGAGCACCAGTATCAACTGAGGCGACGGCGCCGCCCAGCTTCCCGGAGTCACGCCGCTGCGCCCGGCCGTCACGGCACAGTGCACGGTGCGTCTGTCCGCCGTCGATCCGTCTGCCTGAGGCGTTAGCCCGGGGCTACCGGTCTAGGCCCCTGGAAGTGTGTGACAGGAGTGTCAGCAGCGCCATACTGACACAGGACAGCGCCACGATGGCGGCCACACCAGCGCTGTAGGCCACGAAGGTGTCCACCCGGGTGGCGGTCTCCGCCGTGCCCTGTAAGGTCCATAACTCCAGGGGAGTCGCCACCAGGCCACACGCTACGCCCACCAACAGCAGCAAGTACGCTGGCCTCCGGCTGCCCGGCGTGAGACTGTCATCGTCCCAGCAGCCACCGGCCACCGCGAGCGCACCCCACCCCAGGGCCAGCAGCAGTGCCGCAACGACGTCGGCAGGCCGGTGCCACTGGCAGACCAGCGTCGAGTAGCCGATAGTGGCGGCGATCAGCGCGCCCGCCCAGGCAGCTGCAGGGCGCCACCGTGCGGAGACCACCAGCACCAGTGCGACAGCGGCTGAGGCAGCGACGGCGGTGTGCCCCGAAGGTAGGGTGTTGGCCCCGTCCCAGCGCTGTGAGAGCCCGTAATCCGGCCGCCACAGCACCCAGTGCTTGAGGACCTGAGTGGAGACGTTGGTGGCCACGACGACGCCAGCAGCCCACAGGGCGCGCCGACGACTGCCCCGCCACAGTGCCAGGGCCAACACCAACAGGATCAGTGCCACCAGGCTGGGCAAGGTGATGACGTGCAGCAGGCTACGAGCATGCCTGGACACGAAGCGAGCCCCGATCAGTGAGCCGGTGAGGGCTGCCTGCTCCATCAGCTGACCGGTACGGGTGAGCACCAGCGTGCCCCAGGTCCCCAGCACGCCAGCAAAGCTCAGCAGGGCCAGCAGCGCTGCCAGCAGCCGGTGCGCGGGCTGGGCCGCAGGAACCGTCCGGGTGGCGGGGACGGCAGGTAGCACCATCCTTTGGGCGGTGCCGGTTGGTCCTGGTAGTACTGCTTCGCGATGCCGTCTGGCGGCATCGGGGTCCGTGAATTGGTCCCAGCCCATTCCTGGGTGGTTCCGCGGCGCGACCTGAGCCGCAGGCGCTTGGGTACTAAGTGTCACGGTGAAGAGGCTATGAGCCCTTCCTGGGTGCCTGGTGACCGTCTCCTATGAGCGTGCCATCATGCCCTGCAAAGTGGGCAGCCGACCGCCTGTCAGCGGGCCAGACGCCGCCCCCCGGGTGACTGAACGCACAGCCAGTACCGCACCGACGCCTACCTGCAGCACGCTGACCACCACGTTGACGATGATGCCGTTGCCGCCGGACAGGGGCAACCGAGCGGCTTCCACGTCACGGACGGTTAGGGTGTTGGCCGCCCCGTTGGCAGGTGCTCCACCGCCGGGCTGCCGGTAGGAGGCGGTGAGAAGGTACCTGCGTCGGCGTTGCGCGTGAGTTCCAGGGCCTTCTTGGCGACGGCGAACCTAGGGTTGGCGGGCACGGAACCGCAAGCGGCGGCCTCTACGTCTTGGTGCCGTCCGGCCCCAGCTCAGCGCCGATGACTGTCCACCCGGTCCCGGCGGCCCCAGGAACCTTCTCCGCCCAGTCAAAGGTTTTGGTGACACCAGCGTGGGGGACCACCTTGTTGGTGACCGTGACCGCCAGGTCTCCTGGTCTGCGGGGACAGTGAAGGTGACCCCGCCTCCGGCGGGGTGGTCTTGCCATTCTTGTTGTAGGTGCAGGTGACCTTGCCTAGGCTCCAGCCGGAGCTGGTAGCGGTGGTCGCGAGGCTGGTCTGGTTCTCCTTGATCTTGGCGGCGTCGTTGGGTGCCAGCAGCTCGTAGGTGGTGGGGTCGGAGACGGCGCCTGCCTCACCCCAGCCGGTTGGCCGGAGGTCGGCTGGCTTGTTCCACTTCTCTGCCCTGTAGGAGCCGGGGTGGACACGTTGGTGTAGGTGAAGGCGGGGATGGTGGTGCCCGCCTGGATGGAGGGGGCGGCGTCCACAATCTTCCTGAGGGTCACGGGGCGCACTTGCTCCATGGAGCCGTACAGGCAGCCGTAGCTGGTGCTGCTCTCAGGGGTGATGAAGCGGTACTCCAAGGAAACCGTCTCCATTTCCGGGTTCACGGCGCAGCTTGGATTCCCCTTGTTGTTGACAAAGCCCCACAGGTGGAGTTTGTACTCGATGCCGGTGTTGGGGTCGGTCCAGGAGGTCTGGGAGCGGTCTGACTTGAGTCGCAGCTCGCGTAGGAACAGTCACGCCCCCTCCTTACCAAAGGTCAGGCCACCAAGGGTCTTGGTCTGGCCGTTACTGGCAATTGGTGCGGTGCCAGGGACGTTTCGGACACCGGAAATCACACCAGTGGTCTGCCCCAGTCCGACCACCAGCTCCGTGACCTGAGCGCTGGCAGGAGCACCCGCCCAGAGCACGACTGCGCTCATGACGCTCAGCAGAGCCAACGTAAGGACGCAGAGCACCGCGGTTACCTGAAGCTGTGCGCGACAGCGCAGACGATGGACCAGTGTGGGACGACATACAGGAATAGGAACAACCGCCCATGGGCCAGCAAATGGGTCTTTCAAGCCATAAACGAGCTACGTTAATGCTGGACCATCACTAATTTGCCTTGGCTTTGTTACAATATACGAGTACATAGTGAGAACAGTTTGGCTCCGCCCTCAGCCCACACTCAGCTCACACACAACTCTGAAGAGCCAGGAAGCCACCCCGCACCAGTTCACGGGTGGCCGCCACCAGTTCTTCCTTTAAAGCTGCTGACCGGTCCTCCTGGCCACCCAGCGCCGCCAGGGCGGTGGCCACCTGGGCGACACTCAGTTCACCGTCAGCCACGTCCACCAACGCCGCCAGGGCGGTACCTGCCTGGATCACCCGCCCCAGCCCGCCGCCTTGACGTATGAGGATCATGGTGGGCTCAGTGTCCCCGGGACGCATGTGGCGTTCCTGGGTTACATCGGTGGCGGCGACGGGGCGCAGAGCGGCTACGGCGTCGTCATCCATGGCCGCTAGGCGGCTGCTGGCCTCCACCACCTGGGCCACGTGCTCCCCCAGGGGCCCTGTGCCGGTGGTCGTGACCTCCTCCAGCACCCGCCAAGGAGCACGGGTTGCACCAGCCTCAGGCCGGTGCAACACCAGGTACCCAAAGCCCACCGCCGCCACACCGCGCGACTCAAAGTCGTCTATCCAGGCCCCGAGGCGGGCCTCGAAACCACTGCGGTCCCGTTCTGGGGTGGAGCCTCCATCGCGCAGCCACATGCTGGCGTACTCCACCGGATCCTGAAGTTCACGCTGAACAACCCACGCATCTGTGTCCTCAGGCAGCCAGGTGGCTACACGCTCACGCCAGTCCTGGCCGGTGTGGTGCTCCCAATTGCCCAGCATGACGGCGATGCCGCCGGGAGCCAGGTGGGCGCCGAGCCCCGGAACCAGCGTGGGCAGGACCGGTCCGCCGGCATCGCGGTACTCCAGCAGCGCCAACCCAGCCTCCCTGACGGCAGGCGGGGTGATGACAAAGGGTGGGTTGGTGGCTACCAGGTCAAAGCGACGGCCTGCCACCGGCTCCAGGAAGGATCCTTGGAGCAGCTCCAGCCGACCGGGTTCCACCCCCGCCAGGGCGGTGTTGAATGCTGTGAAGGCTAGGGCACGGGCAGAGATGTCGGTAGCGGTGACGTGCTGACAGTGGCGCAACAGGTAGAGGGTCTGGATGCCGCAGCCACAACCGAGGTCCAAGGCGGTGGTTACCGGGCGGCGCGGGGTCAAGGCTGCCAAGGTCAGGCCCGCGCCCCCAATACCCAGGACGTGGTTGGGGGCGAGTTCGCGGCCAGTTTCCAACTCACCGAGGTCGGAGGCCACCCACCAGCGCACCTCGCCTGCGGCGTCGGTGGCCTCGTGGGGGCGCAGGTCAACTGCGGCAAGCACCCGGGCACGAGCCCTACTGGCGGGGTTGGAAGAAGGCTCACCCTCAAGATGAGCTGCCTGCGCGGCCTCAACCACGAGCCCCATAGCCAGAGCTCCAGCGGTGCCAGTGTTGGGCAGGGCGGCGTCGAGTTCGGCGACGGCGACCGGCTGCCCCAGCATGAACAGGGCGGTGAGGGTAGCCACCGGGTCAGGGCCCTGGCCTGCCTCCCGGCGGCGGGCCTGGTGAGCTGCCAGCGCGCGTAGTGCTGGCAGCCGCTGCTCCCGGCGCAAGGCGGCACTAGCCACCGGCCCCAGGAGCCTGTCCACGGCATCTACACCCCAGCCGCTGGTCTCCAGATCGGCGCGCAGTGACCGCAGACGTGTGGGGTCGGTAGCGAGGGCGGGGGTGGAGCTGGTGGCACGGGGCATGGCCTTTACGCTACCTGTGCCTGGGCCGGGGCGCTCAAGCCCCCCCAGCACGCTCGGGAAGTGAGCATGACAGCGTCCTCACGCTGGAGTGGGCAGCTCCGGCGGGGGACGGCTGGCCGGGACGGCGAGGGACGCCAAGAGCACGGCGGACCTCTAGCTGGGGGTGCTCGCCTCCGCCGCCTCCTGCTGGGCGATCTGCTCCAGGCCAGACTCATGGGACAGCGGCACGTTGCGGAAACACAGCGCCACCAGGGAGGTGACCACAAAGACCGGCACCATAAGGGCGAAGACAGGGGTGAGAGCCTCAGCGTAGGCGCTGGTGACGGCCTCGTGCAGCGGCGTGGGCAGCTGGGCCACCAGTGCCGGGGTCAATGATGTTGACTCCCCGCCCTGGAGTTGGGCCAGCGCCTCCACGACAGCTGGATCACCGGTGGCGGCTACGGCGCCCAGTTTGTCAGTCAGGCCGGTGCTCAGGTTGGTAGCAAAGGCCACACCAATTAGGGAGGCGCCAAGTGACACGGCCACCTCGCGGAAGAAATTGTTGCCGCTGGTGGCAGTGCCCAGGTGCTTGGCGGGCACGTCGTTCTGGACAATGGTGACCAGCAGCTGGAAGAACACGCCAATGCCTAGGCCCATCACAAAGGTAGCGGCAGAGACCATCCACACCGGGGACTCCACCGTGAGGCGGCTCATCCACACCAGGGCAGCCGCCGCCACCAGCGGACCCACTATCGGGTAGACGCGGTACCTTCCGGTACGGGTCACAGCTAGCCCTGAGACGATGCCGCCTCCGAGCATCCCCAGGGTCATGGGCACTAGGAGCAGGCCGGAGACGGTGGCGGAGTAGCCATAGCTCATCTGCAGGTAGGTGGGCAGGTACAGGGTGGAACCAACCATGCCTCCCATTGCGAGCATCCCCACCACTGTGGCGACGACGAAGCTGCGGTTGCTCAGCACCGCTAGGGGCAGGATTGGGTCACAGGCACGGGTCTCCACCCAACCGAAGAGCAGCCAGCACGCCAGCCCACCAGCCAACAGTCCGATAATCACGGGGCTGGACCAGGCGTACTCGTTGCCGCCCCAGGTGGCGGCCAGCACGATGGCAACCGCGCCAAGGTTCATCAGGGCCAGGCCCCACCAGTCGATCTTCTCAGTGAGGGGGCGGCTGGGCAGGTGCAGGACGGTAGCGACGGCGATCCAGGCGATCACCCCCAGGGGCAGGTTGATCCAGAAGACCCAGCGCCAGGAGACGGCATCGGTGAGCCAGCCACCGATGATAGGGCCCAGCACGGAGGCGATGCCGAACATGGCGCCCATGGGGGCCATGTAGGTGCCGCGCACGCGCGGGGGGATGAGGTCTCCGGAGATCGCCTGGGAGGAGATCATCAGGCCGCCACCACCTAGGCCCTGGACGGCGCGGTAGGCCACCAGTTGCGGCATGCCGGTGGCGGTGCCGCACAGGATAGAGCCGATTAGGAACAGGGCAATGGCTAACAGGAAGAGGTTTTTGCGCCCCACTAGATCACCGAGCTTGCCATATACGGGCATGGCCACGGTGATGGCCAGGGTGTAGGCGGTGATGAC belongs to Actinomyces trachealis and includes:
- a CDS encoding MDR family MFS transporter, which produces MGVMFLSAMDQTIVGTALPTIVGELGGSSRMAWVITAYTLAITVAMPVYGKLGDLVGRKNLFLLAIALFLIGSILCGTATGMPQLVAYRAVQGLGGGGLMISSQAISGDLIPPRVRGTYMAPMGAMFGIASVLGPIIGGWLTDAVSWRWVFWINLPLGVIAWIAVATVLHLPSRPLTEKIDWWGLALMNLGAVAIVLAATWGGNEYAWSSPVIIGLLAGGLACWLLFGWVETRACDPILPLAVLSNRSFVVATVVGMLAMGGMVGSTLYLPTYLQMSYGYSATVSGLLLVPMTLGMLGGGIVSGLAVTRTGRYRVYPIVGPLVAAAALVWMSRLTVESPVWMVSAATFVMGLGIGVFFQLLVTIVQNDVPAKHLGTATSGNNFFREVAVSLGASLIGVAFATNLSTGLTDKLGAVAATGDPAVVEALAQLQGGESTSLTPALVAQLPTPLHEAVTSAYAEALTPVFALMVPVFVVTSLVALCFRNVPLSHESGLEQIAQQEAAEASTPS